Proteins from a genomic interval of Apteryx mantelli isolate bAptMan1 chromosome 5, bAptMan1.hap1, whole genome shotgun sequence:
- the ARFIP1 gene encoding arfaptin-1 isoform X4, translating to MAQESPKNSAAEIPVTSNGQLEDSHEHNFNRDLKRSLPVGLGLSETKITSHGFDGTKEGVVEAGPFPGKGSSASPKSSVISPSNAAASRLAGQGCDLIIPTGGRTQQKGGPVVLADEVKNPAMEKLELVRKWSLNTYKCTRQIISEKLGRGSRTVDLELEAQIDILRDNKKKYENILKLAQTLSTQLFQMVHTQRQLGDAFADLSLKSLELHEEFGYNADTQKLLAKNGETLLGAINFFIASVNTLVNKTIEDTLLTVKQYESARIEYDAYRTDLEELNLGPRDANTLPKIEQSQQLFQVHKEKYDKMRNDVSIKLKFLEENKVKVLHNQLVLFHNAIAAYFAGNQKQLEQTLKQFHIKLKTPGVDAPSWLEEQ from the exons GACTTGAAACGTTCATTACCAGTTGGACTTGGACTCTCTGAAACCAAAATAACATCTCATGGCTTTGATGGCACCAAAGAGGGAGTTGTTGAGGCAGGACCATTTCCAGGTAAAG GTTCCTCGGCATCACCCAAATCATCTGTTATATCTCCTAGCAATGCAGCAGCTAGCAGACTGGCTGGACAAGGTTGTGATTTAATTATTCCCACAG GGGGCAGAACTCAGCAGAAGGGTGGACCTGTTGTATTAGCGGATGAAGTAAAGAATCCAGCAATGGAGAAGTTGGAATTGGTGAGAAAGTGGAGCCTAAACACTTACAAG tgtacacGTCAGATCATCTCCGAAAAACTGGGTCGTGGCTCAAGAACAGTAGATCTGGAACTAGAAGCTCAAATAGATATATTGagagataacaaaaaaaaatatgaaaatatcttgAAACTGGCACAGACATTGTCCACACAACTCTTCCAGATGGTACATACCCAAAGGCAACTTGGAGATGCATTTGCTGACCTGAGTTTGAAATCATTGGAACTTCAT GAGGAGTTTGGCTACAATGCAGATACTCAGAAACTTCTAGCTAAAAATGGAGAAACTCTTCTTGGGGCTATTAACTTTTTTATTGCCAGTGTGAATACATTGGTGAATAAAACAATTGAGGACACATTATTGACTGTGAAACAATATGAAAGTGCCAG GATCGAATATGATGCCTATCGGACAGACCTAGAAGAGCTGAATCTTGGCCCTCGTGATGCAAACACTCTGCCAAAGATTGAGCAATCACAACAGCTGTTTCAAGTGCATAAAGAGAAATATGACAAAATGCGTAATGATGTATCTATCAAATTgaaatttttggaagaaaataag GTTAAGGTATTGCACAATCAGCTTGTTCTGTTCCACAATGCGATCGCAGCGTACTTTGCTGGGAATCAAAAGCAGCTCGAACAGACACTTAAACAGTTCCACATCAAATTGAAAACTCCTGGAGTAGATGCTCCATCCTGGCTTGAAGAACAGTAA